CCTCCCCGTCGTTCCCGTCGCTCCTCGACCGCGTCCCGGAGCGCCTCCGCTTCGTCGTCGTCGAGGATGCCCGCGATGTCGAGCAGGGAACGCTCGCCGGCGAGTCGGAGGACCACGTCGGAGAACGTCTCGTCGTCGCGTTTGTGCGCGGCGAGGCGTTCGTAGGCCTCCTCGGAGAGGCGGATGCTCTTCGACATGTGCATACGGTTGTATGCAGCGGTGAAAAACGCTTTCGCCGGAGCGCCGGCGTGTTCGCCGACGCCGGGGAGTCGCTCCCGCGGAGGCCGCCTAACCGAGTCGTTTAACACCAATCCTCCGGTAGCGTCACGCGAGCAATGCCGAGCGGAGAATACGACCCG
This window of the Haloplanus rubicundus genome carries:
- a CDS encoding antitoxin VapB family protein yields the protein MSKSIRLSEEAYERLAAHKRDDETFSDVVLRLAGERSLLDIAGILDDDEAEALRDAVEERRERRGGELETVADDMRGA